In Pseudomonas sp. GCEP-101, one DNA window encodes the following:
- a CDS encoding glutathione S-transferase family protein: MSLTLIIGSKNFSSWSLRGWLTMQLTGAEFEEILIPLGGQDTARRIREHSPSGKVPALKCEHGLIWDSLSIAEYLAERFPEAHLWPRGEAARALARTVCAEMHSGFMALRSHMPMDIQRNQPLAEVPEAVEADIARIVELWALCRQQFGQDGPFLFGHASIADAFYAPVATRLRSYCVTLPIEAQNYVDAIYAWPAFRPWLDAAMVERA, encoded by the coding sequence ATGTCCCTCACCCTGATCATCGGCAGCAAGAATTTCTCCTCCTGGTCCCTGCGCGGCTGGCTGACCATGCAGCTCACCGGCGCCGAGTTCGAGGAAATCCTCATTCCCCTGGGCGGCCAGGACACCGCGCGGCGCATCCGCGAGCACTCGCCCAGCGGCAAGGTGCCGGCGCTCAAGTGCGAGCACGGGCTGATCTGGGATTCCCTGTCGATCGCCGAATACCTCGCCGAACGCTTCCCCGAAGCCCACCTCTGGCCCCGCGGCGAAGCGGCCCGCGCCCTGGCGCGCACGGTCTGCGCCGAGATGCACAGCGGCTTCATGGCGCTGCGCTCGCACATGCCGATGGATATCCAGCGCAACCAGCCGCTGGCTGAAGTGCCGGAAGCGGTGGAAGCGGATATCGCCCGAATCGTCGAGCTCTGGGCACTGTGCCGCCAGCAGTTCGGCCAGGATGGTCCGTTCCTGTTCGGCCACGCCAGCATCGCCGATGCCTTCTACGCGCCAGTCGCGACGCGCCTGCGCAGCTATTGCGTGACCCTGCCGATCGAGGCGCAGAACTATGTCGATGCGATCTACGCCTGGCCGGCCTTCCGTCCCTGGCTGGACGCGGCGATGGTTGAACGCGCCTGA